A single Cherax quadricarinatus isolate ZL_2023a chromosome 4, ASM3850222v1, whole genome shotgun sequence DNA region contains:
- the LOC128684174 gene encoding patched domain-containing protein 3-like isoform X3, with translation MGPRTVSTTKVEKSETESGTMTCSTADSMKMMKAKMKSQSLLSRISLIIINGLEHAFYTYGTAIALRPAVFITLCVIITASFSTGLLNFTMEDRPFKLWIPQDSDFIKVMEWQKENYPAEFRLHVSIYEAENVLDKSALLEMFRVHEAVASASTVNATWDSVCAKMPTIVNSFFSRKRRTVNQDIISGGQKMHLNASLRTKRDDEKNGYDWSTVLDRGIYCGFLETMEQKCMEHSILEIWGYDEEIINNLTPDQIIKDVNTAEISAVFGFPTNFTEFLGKVEKDSKGRIVKAGASKQMWITRINLTAVNDGSFVDDGGTGMEVDTVSFHWEKELIKAVLNESERPDNITVYLMASSSFGMISEDTIIGDIQFLAVGFGVVFIYIQIMLGKFNMVEQRPLLSLMGLLCVGMSIFVSYGICSVFDVPFGPVNNVLPFLLLGLGVDDMFVIMQAWNNLSQQEKKQELTERIGYALKNAGVSITVTSLTDFAAFAIGSGTVLPALRYFCLYAAVGIAAVYFFQATFFVAWFVLDQRRLEDNRHGFIWCWQLKNWTPNQCSQRDLCQTFFSEVYAKFLFKFPVKIFVLLVTAAFLAVSGWGLSNLRQEFNPIWFLPQSSYLFKFFMKQEYYFPTSGEMGFIYFGKMNYLDELPKIEELMTQMKESEYISEIDSWYLKYKSYWEKQGHSVPEPDETEEEFLDQLGMFLHSPSGSKFRIRNFHFDGILNCTEPAPQILASSIEYKHRYFSGSREQIRAMDDLKSIVQRMNFSGYVQPFARAYSGWETDKIIEKELYQNMGLAMMVVFIVTLALIANLITSVMVLLCVIMTLVDVGALMHWWGLTIDTVSCIDIVLAIGLCVDYAAHIGHTFMTKKGTRNERARLTVATIGPAVLNGGFTTFLAFVFLVNSDSHVFITFFKIFFAVVFYGLFHGLVFLPVLLSLVGPPPYFTYDEDKSEEAEVMCLEAGQSCQQQGRDGAEEEIKTVEGLSEPLNSFHKSTNLSSAGTSGV, from the exons AAATCTGAGACTGAGAGTGGCACTATGACATGCAGTACAGCAGACTCCATGAAAATGATGAAGGCAAAGATGAAATCGCAAAGTTTATTGAGTAGAATCAGTTTAATCATTATTAATGGTCTAGAGCATGCCTTCTACACCTATGGTACTGCCATTGCTCTCCGTCCAGCTGTTTTCATTACTTTGTGTGTAATTATTACTGCCAGCTTCTCTACAGGCTTACTTAACTTCACAATGGAAGATCGCCCATTCAAACTTTGGATACCCCAGGATTCAGATTTTATTAAAGTGATGGAGTGGCAAAAGGAAAACTACCCAGCTGAGTTCAGACTTCATGTTTCTATATATGAAGCTGAAAATGTATTAGACAAAAGTGCACTCCTGGAGATGTTTAGAGTCCATGAAGCTGTTGCCAGTGCTTCAACAGTCAATGCAACATGGGACTCGGTGTGTGCCAAAATGCCAACGATAGTTAACTCTTTCTTCAGTCGCAAGAGGAGAACTGTGAACCAAGATATAATCTCAGGAGGACAGAAGATGCATCTCAATGCATCACTGAGAACAAAGCGAGATGATGAAAAAAATGGATACGACTGGAGTACTGTTCTTGATAGAGGGATATACTGTGGTTTTCTTGAGACAATGGAACAAAAATGTATGGAACACAGCATCCTTGAAATCTGGGGATATGATGAAGAAATAATCAATAACCTTACACCGGATCAGATCATCAAGGAtgtaaacacagcagaaataagtgcTGTTTTTGGTTTCCCAACAAACTTTACAGAATTTTTGGGAAAGGTAGAAAAAGATAGTAAAGGACGAATAGTTAAAGCAGGAGCTTCTAAGCAGATGTGGATTACTCGCATAAACCTGACAGCAGTCAATGATGGCAGTTTCGTGGATGATGGAGGAACTGGCATGGAAGTAGATACTGTTAGCTTTCATTGGGAAAAAGAACTTATTAAAGCTGTTCTTAATGAGAGTGAGCGGCCAGACAATATAACTGTATATCTCATGGCATCTTCAAGCTTTGGTATGATTAGTGAAGATACAATAATAGGAGATATACAGTTTTTGGCTGTTGGTTTTGgtgtagtgtttatatacatTCAAATCATGCTAGGAAAATTTAATATGGTTGAACAAAGACCCTTATTATCACTGATGGGGTTATTGTGTGTTGGAATGTCAATTTTTGTATCATATGGAATTTGTTCAGTGTTTGATGTGCCTTTTGGCCCTGTAAACAATGTTTTACCTTTCCTTCTCCTTGGGCTTGGAGTGGATGATATGTTTGTAATAATGCAAGCATGGAACAACCTTAGTCAGCAGGAGAAAAAGCAAGAGCTAACAGAACGAATTGGATATGCTCTGAAGAATGCTGGTGTTTCTATAACAGTTACCTCTTTAACTGACTTTGCTGCCTTTGCTATAGGCAGTGGAACAGTTCTACCAGCACTGAGATACTTTTGCTTGTATGCTGCTGTGGGAATAGCTGCTGTTTACTTCTTTCAGGCCACATTCTTTGTAGCCTGGTTTGTATTAGACCAGAGAAGGTTAGAAGATAATCGTCATGGATTCATATGGTGCTGGCAACTTAAGAACTGGACTCCTAACCAGTGTAGTCAGAGAGATCTCTGCCAGACTTTCTTTAGTGAAGTTTATGCTAAGTTCCTTTTTAAATTTCCAGTGAAGATCTTTGTTCTTCTTGTGACAGCAGCTTTCTTAGCAGTGTCCGGATGGGGACTTTCTAACCTACGACAAGAGTTTAATCCTATTTGGTTCCTTCCTCAGAGCTCCTACCTTTTTAAGTTCTTTATGAAGCAAGAATATTATTTTCCAACATCTGGGGAAATGGGATTTATTTATTTTGGTAAAATGAATTATTTGGATGAGCTCCCAAAAATTGAAGAATTAATGACACAGATGAAGGAAAGTGAATATATTAGTGAAATTGATAGTTGGTATTTGAAATACAAAAGTTATTGGGAAAAACAAGGACATTCAGTGCCTGAACCAGATGAAACTGAGGAGGAATTTCTTGATCAACTTGGGATGTTTCTTCATAGTCCAAGCGGGTCAAAATTCCGTATTAGGAATTTCCATTTTGATGGAATCTTAAACTGCACAGAACCAGCTCCTCAGATTTTGGCATCCAGTATAGAATATAAGCATCGTTACTTTTCAGGGTCACGAGAGCAAATCAGAGCAATGGACGACCTCAAATCTATAGTACAAAGAATGAACTTCAGTGGTTATGTGCAGCCTTTTGCACGAGCATACAGCGGTTGGGAGACAGACAAAATTATTGAAAAGGAGCTCTATCAGAATATGGGGCTTGCCATGATGGTTGTATTTATTGTGACACTTGCTCTGATTGCAAACTTGATCACTAGtgtgatggtgttattgtgtgttataatgACACTTGTGGATGTGGGAGCTCTAATGCACTGGTGGGGCCTCACTATTGACACTGTTTCATGCATTGATATTGTCTTGGCCATTGGCCTCTGTGTAGACTACGCTGCTCACATAGGCCATACATTTATGACTAAGAAAGGAACAAGGAATGAGCGTGCAAGACTCACGGTTGCCACCATCGGTCCAGCTGTTCTAAATGGAGGCTTCACCACCTTCCTAGCTTTTGTCTTCTTAGTCAACTCAGACTCGCATGTCTTTATCACATTTTTTAAG ATATTCTTTGCTGTGGTCTTTTATGGCTTGTTCCATGGACTTGTTTTTCTTCCTGTTCTGCTGTCGCTAGTTGGCCCACCACCTTACTTtacctatgatgaggacaaaTCAGAAGAGGCTGAAGTGATGTGTCTTGAGGCTGGACAGTCCTGTCAGCAACAGGGAAGAGATGGTGCTGAGGAGGAAATTAAaacagtggaaggcctcagtgaACCATTGAATAGTTTTCATAAAAGTACAAATCTCAGTTCAGCAGGCACCAGTG GAGTGTAA
- the LOC128684174 gene encoding patched domain-containing protein 3-like isoform X1, with product MGPRTVSTTKVEKSETESGTMTCSTADSMKMMKAKMKSQSLLSRISLIIINGLEHAFYTYGTAIALRPAVFITLCVIITASFSTGLLNFTMEDRPFKLWIPQDSDFIKVMEWQKENYPAEFRLHVSIYEAENVLDKSALLEMFRVHEAVASASTVNATWDSVCAKMPTIVNSFFSRKRRTVNQDIISGGQKMHLNASLRTKRDDEKNGYDWSTVLDRGIYCGFLETMEQKCMEHSILEIWGYDEEIINNLTPDQIIKDVNTAEISAVFGFPTNFTEFLGKVEKDSKGRIVKAGASKQMWITRINLTAVNDGSFVDDGGTGMEVDTVSFHWEKELIKAVLNESERPDNITVYLMASSSFGMISEDTIIGDIQFLAVGFGVVFIYIQIMLGKFNMVEQRPLLSLMGLLCVGMSIFVSYGICSVFDVPFGPVNNVLPFLLLGLGVDDMFVIMQAWNNLSQQEKKQELTERIGYALKNAGVSITVTSLTDFAAFAIGSGTVLPALRYFCLYAAVGIAAVYFFQATFFVAWFVLDQRRLEDNRHGFIWCWQLKNWTPNQCSQRDLCQTFFSEVYAKFLFKFPVKIFVLLVTAAFLAVSGWGLSNLRQEFNPIWFLPQSSYLFKFFMKQEYYFPTSGEMGFIYFGKMNYLDELPKIEELMTQMKESEYISEIDSWYLKYKSYWEKQGHSVPEPDETEEEFLDQLGMFLHSPSGSKFRIRNFHFDGILNCTEPAPQILASSIEYKHRYFSGSREQIRAMDDLKSIVQRMNFSGYVQPFARAYSGWETDKIIEKELYQNMGLAMMVVFIVTLALIANLITSVMVLLCVIMTLVDVGALMHWWGLTIDTVSCIDIVLAIGLCVDYAAHIGHTFMTKKGTRNERARLTVATIGPAVLNGGFTTFLAFVFLVNSDSHVFITFFKIFFAVVFYGLFHGLVFLPVLLSLVGPPPYFTYDEDKSEEAEVMCLEAGQSCQQQGRDGAEEEIKTVEGLSEPLNSFHKSTNLSSAGTSVSKKSGIIQGK from the exons AAATCTGAGACTGAGAGTGGCACTATGACATGCAGTACAGCAGACTCCATGAAAATGATGAAGGCAAAGATGAAATCGCAAAGTTTATTGAGTAGAATCAGTTTAATCATTATTAATGGTCTAGAGCATGCCTTCTACACCTATGGTACTGCCATTGCTCTCCGTCCAGCTGTTTTCATTACTTTGTGTGTAATTATTACTGCCAGCTTCTCTACAGGCTTACTTAACTTCACAATGGAAGATCGCCCATTCAAACTTTGGATACCCCAGGATTCAGATTTTATTAAAGTGATGGAGTGGCAAAAGGAAAACTACCCAGCTGAGTTCAGACTTCATGTTTCTATATATGAAGCTGAAAATGTATTAGACAAAAGTGCACTCCTGGAGATGTTTAGAGTCCATGAAGCTGTTGCCAGTGCTTCAACAGTCAATGCAACATGGGACTCGGTGTGTGCCAAAATGCCAACGATAGTTAACTCTTTCTTCAGTCGCAAGAGGAGAACTGTGAACCAAGATATAATCTCAGGAGGACAGAAGATGCATCTCAATGCATCACTGAGAACAAAGCGAGATGATGAAAAAAATGGATACGACTGGAGTACTGTTCTTGATAGAGGGATATACTGTGGTTTTCTTGAGACAATGGAACAAAAATGTATGGAACACAGCATCCTTGAAATCTGGGGATATGATGAAGAAATAATCAATAACCTTACACCGGATCAGATCATCAAGGAtgtaaacacagcagaaataagtgcTGTTTTTGGTTTCCCAACAAACTTTACAGAATTTTTGGGAAAGGTAGAAAAAGATAGTAAAGGACGAATAGTTAAAGCAGGAGCTTCTAAGCAGATGTGGATTACTCGCATAAACCTGACAGCAGTCAATGATGGCAGTTTCGTGGATGATGGAGGAACTGGCATGGAAGTAGATACTGTTAGCTTTCATTGGGAAAAAGAACTTATTAAAGCTGTTCTTAATGAGAGTGAGCGGCCAGACAATATAACTGTATATCTCATGGCATCTTCAAGCTTTGGTATGATTAGTGAAGATACAATAATAGGAGATATACAGTTTTTGGCTGTTGGTTTTGgtgtagtgtttatatacatTCAAATCATGCTAGGAAAATTTAATATGGTTGAACAAAGACCCTTATTATCACTGATGGGGTTATTGTGTGTTGGAATGTCAATTTTTGTATCATATGGAATTTGTTCAGTGTTTGATGTGCCTTTTGGCCCTGTAAACAATGTTTTACCTTTCCTTCTCCTTGGGCTTGGAGTGGATGATATGTTTGTAATAATGCAAGCATGGAACAACCTTAGTCAGCAGGAGAAAAAGCAAGAGCTAACAGAACGAATTGGATATGCTCTGAAGAATGCTGGTGTTTCTATAACAGTTACCTCTTTAACTGACTTTGCTGCCTTTGCTATAGGCAGTGGAACAGTTCTACCAGCACTGAGATACTTTTGCTTGTATGCTGCTGTGGGAATAGCTGCTGTTTACTTCTTTCAGGCCACATTCTTTGTAGCCTGGTTTGTATTAGACCAGAGAAGGTTAGAAGATAATCGTCATGGATTCATATGGTGCTGGCAACTTAAGAACTGGACTCCTAACCAGTGTAGTCAGAGAGATCTCTGCCAGACTTTCTTTAGTGAAGTTTATGCTAAGTTCCTTTTTAAATTTCCAGTGAAGATCTTTGTTCTTCTTGTGACAGCAGCTTTCTTAGCAGTGTCCGGATGGGGACTTTCTAACCTACGACAAGAGTTTAATCCTATTTGGTTCCTTCCTCAGAGCTCCTACCTTTTTAAGTTCTTTATGAAGCAAGAATATTATTTTCCAACATCTGGGGAAATGGGATTTATTTATTTTGGTAAAATGAATTATTTGGATGAGCTCCCAAAAATTGAAGAATTAATGACACAGATGAAGGAAAGTGAATATATTAGTGAAATTGATAGTTGGTATTTGAAATACAAAAGTTATTGGGAAAAACAAGGACATTCAGTGCCTGAACCAGATGAAACTGAGGAGGAATTTCTTGATCAACTTGGGATGTTTCTTCATAGTCCAAGCGGGTCAAAATTCCGTATTAGGAATTTCCATTTTGATGGAATCTTAAACTGCACAGAACCAGCTCCTCAGATTTTGGCATCCAGTATAGAATATAAGCATCGTTACTTTTCAGGGTCACGAGAGCAAATCAGAGCAATGGACGACCTCAAATCTATAGTACAAAGAATGAACTTCAGTGGTTATGTGCAGCCTTTTGCACGAGCATACAGCGGTTGGGAGACAGACAAAATTATTGAAAAGGAGCTCTATCAGAATATGGGGCTTGCCATGATGGTTGTATTTATTGTGACACTTGCTCTGATTGCAAACTTGATCACTAGtgtgatggtgttattgtgtgttataatgACACTTGTGGATGTGGGAGCTCTAATGCACTGGTGGGGCCTCACTATTGACACTGTTTCATGCATTGATATTGTCTTGGCCATTGGCCTCTGTGTAGACTACGCTGCTCACATAGGCCATACATTTATGACTAAGAAAGGAACAAGGAATGAGCGTGCAAGACTCACGGTTGCCACCATCGGTCCAGCTGTTCTAAATGGAGGCTTCACCACCTTCCTAGCTTTTGTCTTCTTAGTCAACTCAGACTCGCATGTCTTTATCACATTTTTTAAG ATATTCTTTGCTGTGGTCTTTTATGGCTTGTTCCATGGACTTGTTTTTCTTCCTGTTCTGCTGTCGCTAGTTGGCCCACCACCTTACTTtacctatgatgaggacaaaTCAGAAGAGGCTGAAGTGATGTGTCTTGAGGCTGGACAGTCCTGTCAGCAACAGGGAAGAGATGGTGCTGAGGAGGAAATTAAaacagtggaaggcctcagtgaACCATTGAATAGTTTTCATAAAAGTACAAATCTCAGTTCAGCAGGCACCAGTG TCTCAAAAAAGAGTGGAATCATTCAAGGTAAGTAA
- the LOC128684174 gene encoding patched domain-containing protein 3-like isoform X2, with translation MTCSTADSMKMMKAKMKSQSLLSRISLIIINGLEHAFYTYGTAIALRPAVFITLCVIITASFSTGLLNFTMEDRPFKLWIPQDSDFIKVMEWQKENYPAEFRLHVSIYEAENVLDKSALLEMFRVHEAVASASTVNATWDSVCAKMPTIVNSFFSRKRRTVNQDIISGGQKMHLNASLRTKRDDEKNGYDWSTVLDRGIYCGFLETMEQKCMEHSILEIWGYDEEIINNLTPDQIIKDVNTAEISAVFGFPTNFTEFLGKVEKDSKGRIVKAGASKQMWITRINLTAVNDGSFVDDGGTGMEVDTVSFHWEKELIKAVLNESERPDNITVYLMASSSFGMISEDTIIGDIQFLAVGFGVVFIYIQIMLGKFNMVEQRPLLSLMGLLCVGMSIFVSYGICSVFDVPFGPVNNVLPFLLLGLGVDDMFVIMQAWNNLSQQEKKQELTERIGYALKNAGVSITVTSLTDFAAFAIGSGTVLPALRYFCLYAAVGIAAVYFFQATFFVAWFVLDQRRLEDNRHGFIWCWQLKNWTPNQCSQRDLCQTFFSEVYAKFLFKFPVKIFVLLVTAAFLAVSGWGLSNLRQEFNPIWFLPQSSYLFKFFMKQEYYFPTSGEMGFIYFGKMNYLDELPKIEELMTQMKESEYISEIDSWYLKYKSYWEKQGHSVPEPDETEEEFLDQLGMFLHSPSGSKFRIRNFHFDGILNCTEPAPQILASSIEYKHRYFSGSREQIRAMDDLKSIVQRMNFSGYVQPFARAYSGWETDKIIEKELYQNMGLAMMVVFIVTLALIANLITSVMVLLCVIMTLVDVGALMHWWGLTIDTVSCIDIVLAIGLCVDYAAHIGHTFMTKKGTRNERARLTVATIGPAVLNGGFTTFLAFVFLVNSDSHVFITFFKIFFAVVFYGLFHGLVFLPVLLSLVGPPPYFTYDEDKSEEAEVMCLEAGQSCQQQGRDGAEEEIKTVEGLSEPLNSFHKSTNLSSAGTSDNTMCLLDGVSRQDLHLNFFLKFVMKYCG, from the exons ATGACATGCAGTACAGCAGACTCCATGAAAATGATGAAGGCAAAGATGAAATCGCAAAGTTTATTGAGTAGAATCAGTTTAATCATTATTAATGGTCTAGAGCATGCCTTCTACACCTATGGTACTGCCATTGCTCTCCGTCCAGCTGTTTTCATTACTTTGTGTGTAATTATTACTGCCAGCTTCTCTACAGGCTTACTTAACTTCACAATGGAAGATCGCCCATTCAAACTTTGGATACCCCAGGATTCAGATTTTATTAAAGTGATGGAGTGGCAAAAGGAAAACTACCCAGCTGAGTTCAGACTTCATGTTTCTATATATGAAGCTGAAAATGTATTAGACAAAAGTGCACTCCTGGAGATGTTTAGAGTCCATGAAGCTGTTGCCAGTGCTTCAACAGTCAATGCAACATGGGACTCGGTGTGTGCCAAAATGCCAACGATAGTTAACTCTTTCTTCAGTCGCAAGAGGAGAACTGTGAACCAAGATATAATCTCAGGAGGACAGAAGATGCATCTCAATGCATCACTGAGAACAAAGCGAGATGATGAAAAAAATGGATACGACTGGAGTACTGTTCTTGATAGAGGGATATACTGTGGTTTTCTTGAGACAATGGAACAAAAATGTATGGAACACAGCATCCTTGAAATCTGGGGATATGATGAAGAAATAATCAATAACCTTACACCGGATCAGATCATCAAGGAtgtaaacacagcagaaataagtgcTGTTTTTGGTTTCCCAACAAACTTTACAGAATTTTTGGGAAAGGTAGAAAAAGATAGTAAAGGACGAATAGTTAAAGCAGGAGCTTCTAAGCAGATGTGGATTACTCGCATAAACCTGACAGCAGTCAATGATGGCAGTTTCGTGGATGATGGAGGAACTGGCATGGAAGTAGATACTGTTAGCTTTCATTGGGAAAAAGAACTTATTAAAGCTGTTCTTAATGAGAGTGAGCGGCCAGACAATATAACTGTATATCTCATGGCATCTTCAAGCTTTGGTATGATTAGTGAAGATACAATAATAGGAGATATACAGTTTTTGGCTGTTGGTTTTGgtgtagtgtttatatacatTCAAATCATGCTAGGAAAATTTAATATGGTTGAACAAAGACCCTTATTATCACTGATGGGGTTATTGTGTGTTGGAATGTCAATTTTTGTATCATATGGAATTTGTTCAGTGTTTGATGTGCCTTTTGGCCCTGTAAACAATGTTTTACCTTTCCTTCTCCTTGGGCTTGGAGTGGATGATATGTTTGTAATAATGCAAGCATGGAACAACCTTAGTCAGCAGGAGAAAAAGCAAGAGCTAACAGAACGAATTGGATATGCTCTGAAGAATGCTGGTGTTTCTATAACAGTTACCTCTTTAACTGACTTTGCTGCCTTTGCTATAGGCAGTGGAACAGTTCTACCAGCACTGAGATACTTTTGCTTGTATGCTGCTGTGGGAATAGCTGCTGTTTACTTCTTTCAGGCCACATTCTTTGTAGCCTGGTTTGTATTAGACCAGAGAAGGTTAGAAGATAATCGTCATGGATTCATATGGTGCTGGCAACTTAAGAACTGGACTCCTAACCAGTGTAGTCAGAGAGATCTCTGCCAGACTTTCTTTAGTGAAGTTTATGCTAAGTTCCTTTTTAAATTTCCAGTGAAGATCTTTGTTCTTCTTGTGACAGCAGCTTTCTTAGCAGTGTCCGGATGGGGACTTTCTAACCTACGACAAGAGTTTAATCCTATTTGGTTCCTTCCTCAGAGCTCCTACCTTTTTAAGTTCTTTATGAAGCAAGAATATTATTTTCCAACATCTGGGGAAATGGGATTTATTTATTTTGGTAAAATGAATTATTTGGATGAGCTCCCAAAAATTGAAGAATTAATGACACAGATGAAGGAAAGTGAATATATTAGTGAAATTGATAGTTGGTATTTGAAATACAAAAGTTATTGGGAAAAACAAGGACATTCAGTGCCTGAACCAGATGAAACTGAGGAGGAATTTCTTGATCAACTTGGGATGTTTCTTCATAGTCCAAGCGGGTCAAAATTCCGTATTAGGAATTTCCATTTTGATGGAATCTTAAACTGCACAGAACCAGCTCCTCAGATTTTGGCATCCAGTATAGAATATAAGCATCGTTACTTTTCAGGGTCACGAGAGCAAATCAGAGCAATGGACGACCTCAAATCTATAGTACAAAGAATGAACTTCAGTGGTTATGTGCAGCCTTTTGCACGAGCATACAGCGGTTGGGAGACAGACAAAATTATTGAAAAGGAGCTCTATCAGAATATGGGGCTTGCCATGATGGTTGTATTTATTGTGACACTTGCTCTGATTGCAAACTTGATCACTAGtgtgatggtgttattgtgtgttataatgACACTTGTGGATGTGGGAGCTCTAATGCACTGGTGGGGCCTCACTATTGACACTGTTTCATGCATTGATATTGTCTTGGCCATTGGCCTCTGTGTAGACTACGCTGCTCACATAGGCCATACATTTATGACTAAGAAAGGAACAAGGAATGAGCGTGCAAGACTCACGGTTGCCACCATCGGTCCAGCTGTTCTAAATGGAGGCTTCACCACCTTCCTAGCTTTTGTCTTCTTAGTCAACTCAGACTCGCATGTCTTTATCACATTTTTTAAG ATATTCTTTGCTGTGGTCTTTTATGGCTTGTTCCATGGACTTGTTTTTCTTCCTGTTCTGCTGTCGCTAGTTGGCCCACCACCTTACTTtacctatgatgaggacaaaTCAGAAGAGGCTGAAGTGATGTGTCTTGAGGCTGGACAGTCCTGTCAGCAACAGGGAAGAGATGGTGCTGAGGAGGAAATTAAaacagtggaaggcctcagtgaACCATTGAATAGTTTTCATAAAAGTACAAATCTCAGTTCAGCAGGCACCAGTG